The Strix aluco isolate bStrAlu1 chromosome 18, bStrAlu1.hap1, whole genome shotgun sequence genome includes the window CTGGCCCGGGGCCACCAGGCGAAGGAGCGGGATGTCACAGCagccacactggagcagtgaCCAGCAGGATGGCCAGCTACATCCCACAGCTGTGGACCACAATGAGTGTTGTAAAAAGAGATGGTGCTAGGCTGATGAGGGCAGCGAGCCACACATAGGGGGTGTGTGGTCTGGCCATGGTGGCAGCTGTGGGGACCTCTGCTCACAGCTCCCAGGCAGCATTGTGGGTTGGCAGCGGGTCCAGCCGGCTGCCAGCGTTGCCGCATCCTCGCCCAACTCCTGCCACGGTGACCCCCCACCCTGGGAGCTGCCGACGGGTGCTGTGTGGTCACGCTGGATTCCATGTGGGGTTTGCCCCAGGGTGAGCCGCGTGGCCAGGATGCACTGTCACCTGCCGTGACTGGACAAAACCAGCTTGGGTAGGCTAAAATATGGTAAAACCCAAACCATGTGTTCTGTGAATGGGCCTTATGTCCTTCacccctcctcctcagcagctcCTGTCCATCCTTCCCTTGCAGACGCTCTATGGGGTAGTTTGCTCCTTTTGTTTAGAGCaaccccctgcccagccctgccgtGAGCCCCAGCCTGGGGGTCGTGGGGGGGACGACAGCTGGCGCAGCCCCACAGTGAGGGTTTGCTTGCAGGGACGGGCAGAAGGGGCTGGGAGAAAAGCCTGCCCTTCACCAGTGGCAACGAGGAGGGATGGACACTGCTGCCAGGCTAAATATAGCCCCCAGCCCCTGAGGAAATCCTGATGAATTATGGATGAGGCTGCACTAAATCCCTGCTCATCAATAGAGAGAAAAGTTGGCTGGGCAGGAGGGCAGCTCCTGCGGGATGCAGGCGAGCacggcagggctggcagggacagcagggctggctggggaccCAGCCACCCCTGGTCTGGTGTCCCCCCTGGGGGTGGCAGTGGCTGCCCGTGGTtcccctgctcttcctctgcaggcCCCAGCCACTGGAAGGAGCTGAAAGCCACGTGCGGCGGCGACAAGCAGTCCCCTGTGAACATCGACAGGCGCCGGCTACAGCGGGACAGTGGCCTTGGAGACATCCTCTTCGAGGGCTATGATCAGGCCCCCCCTGGCACGTGGAGGCTGGCAAATGACGGGCACACGGGTGGGTGCTGTAGCCGGGCACCCTCCTCTGCCCCGGCTCACTGGGCACCATCCTGGCTGGGGCTTGGCTCTGCCACCACTCCTGGGTCTTGGGCTGGCTCCTGCCCCGTGGGTTTGTGTTAGTGCTACGAAGGAGCCTGGGGAGGACAAGCCCAGGTGTGCCAGGGCTGTCCCCCATCCTTACCCCGTCCCGCTGCCCTTGCAGTGATGCTGAGCCTGGCAAGCGAGTCGGCCTCTGAGCACATCACCATCAGCGGTGGGGGCCTCCCCGGCAGGTACCGCGCGCTGCAGCTCCACTTCCACTGGGGCAGCCCAGTCAGGAACGGCTCTGAGCACACCCTTGACGGGCACCAGCTCCCCATGGAGGTAGGTGAGAAAAAGCACCCATTGTGCTCTCTGGGTGGCCCAAGTCCTTGGTGTGACAGAAAGGTGTGATGCTGGTGCGTCCCAAGGCTGCCATGCAGTGGGGGGACCGGGCTCTGTGGCGCTGCACTGACGGGTTCAGCCGTTCTCCCTGTGACCACAGCCTTGCACTGATGGTGGGATAAAGGACAGCTGCTGCACAGGGTACCTGGGTGGTTAACAAGCAGCTGACATGAGACTCAAGGCTTTTCTTTACTATGCGTGGGCCAAGCTGCCTCATTGGAGGCACTCAGTGGGGTTTGGAGGGCTCTGCACCCCACCGGGACTGCACGCTGGGTCAGTGAATGCAAGCAAGAGCGTGTAGGAGCATGCTGTGCCAAGAGCGTCAGGATCCTTCTGGAGTCTGTGCCTCTAAAATATTAATTGTCTGCCAAAGGAGAGTAAAATTTATGTATTGCGGCTGGTGAGCACTCTGGGACTGCTggccccccttccccacccccttcAAAGGATGCTCGCTTCATTGGGGTGCTCTGATCCTCTGAGGGGCCGCCCTGCAGAAGCGCCCATGGGACTGGGAGGGCTTTTCTTGGGGGTGGTTGGCTCAGTGTCTGACTGTCCCAGGCTGGCCGAGGAGATCTGTGGGTGAGATCCCTGCTGCCAGTGGTTGGCCAGGGGTGGTTGCCCACGCTTGGTCCCTCCGTGCTTTCCCCAGCTGCACATCGTCCACATCAATGTCAAGTACCGGACGCTGGCAGAGGCCAAGGGGCATCCCAACGGGCTGGCTGTCCTCGGCTTCTTCTTCCAGGTGGGTCTGCAGGGGCTCACGGTGCTGGTGGGAGGGGACCCCGCAGGGACAGGCTGCTCACAGTGTGGCTGGGGAAGCATTGTACGGCTGCCCTGAGGGagtgggaaggggcaggaggtgctggggaaCCTCAGTGGTGAAAGGTGCCGTGCCCCCCCCACTGGCTTTGTGCAAAGGGGGTGCCAGCTGGGAGCTCGCCCACCCCCTCTGCGGTGacgtggggctggggcaggctcTGCCTGTGGGTGCTCGGTGGTGCTGGATCACCCAGCTCTGCCTTGCACCAGCCGCTTACTCTCCCCCTGTGCAGGTCTCTGAAACCCCGAACACCAACTACAACACCATCGTGGCAGGACTGAGGAATGTCTCCCACACTGGTGAGTCGCCTCCTGGTTGGGGCAGGGGTGGAAAGGGGAGAGACCCCAGTGAGGGGGGGCAGGGGTGCGCCCTggcgggtggggtggggggggacctgCTGGTCCGTGGAGCTGTATGGCTGAAGGGAAACTGatgggggtggccctgctgtccccaccatgtccccGGCACGGGACAGGCTGAGTGCCCGTGTCTCTCCCCGCAGGGGACGCTGTGGATTTGGCTTCCACCTTCCGCCTGAGCACCCTGCTGCCACGCGCCGGCCGGCTCTCGGGGTACTACCGCTACCAGGGCTCCCTCACCACCCCTGACTGCAGCGAGGTCGTCGTCTGGACCGTCTTTGAGGAGCCGGTGGAGATCGGCCGGGAGCAGGTACTGACATGCAGAGCCCCACTCTCCAGCACCCAAAACCCCTGGGTGGCCCCTCTCCTTGACCTTCCTGACCTGTAAGCAAGAGCACAGGGAAAGTCATCTCTGTAATAATGCTCCTGGCAACCTGGCAATTAATTTTATGAGGGGTAAGTAATGGAGCTATGGCCAGTGAAGAGAAATCCCATTTGTAGCGCTCTCTCACCCAGCCCCTGCAAATGGGAGCAAACCCATTGGAGCCTGGAAGAGGCTCcaagatggatggatggatggatggatggatggatgttcTCTGCTGCCCAAGCATCTTAGTAGACATATTTCCTTGGGGGTGTCATGGGCCAGCTACTCTTTAAGTGCTCAGCACAGCCAGTGAAACATGATTAGCTCCTTTAAAACTCAAGAGCTGATCCTTGCAAGGCCCTGGCTTGTGTACTTACCCTCCAGGTCTGGTTTCAGGAGAGCGGTGAGGGGTGTCAGGAGGACACCCGTCAGCATGGGGCCATGCTGTGGGCTCTGTGCCATCAGCTGTGGGGCAGCACAAAAGGGGGCTCACAAGTGGGTGGGGGCTCGGGCTGCCCAGCGAAGCAGCTGCCCACCCCTGCCTCTCCCCCTGCGCAGCTGCAGGCGTTCGTCAGCACCCTCCACTTCCCTGCCGCCGGCCCCGTGCTCCTAAAAATGACTAACAACTtccgcccgccgcagcccctcCGCAGCCGGAAGGTCTTCGCCTCCAGGGCGGCCACGGCCAGCGGCGGGTCCCCGTGCGGGGGCCGctgccagctcctctcccccctGCTCCTGCTAGCCCTGCTTGGCCCCTTCTCACCAACCCTGTAGAGTCTGGCCCAGCCTTTCAACAGTCTCCACACGAGCATCGCCCTGCTGCAATGGTGATGGGAAGGCAACACATCTGGTTCATGggtaaatgggaaaaaaaattttaaaaaaagcacgtCGAGACCTCAGCTGGGTGAAGATTTTGCATACCTGGATCTCTGCAGAGGTGAATCTCTGCAAGCCCGGAGCCTCCCTTGCAATGCCCCTGTAACCAGGTGGTGGGGGCCACCAGGAGGGGATGCTGGAGGGGCTGGAATAAAGCCGAGGTCCTCGCTGGTGGCTGCGGGTTGCTGCCTCTTTGGGTCTGTGTCCCTTCGGCGTTGCTGGGGCAGGGTGCTTGGCACGGGGGTGCGGGCTtagtggggagggagctgggggacGGTGTCTGGGTGGCACTCGGAGATACTGGCCCTGCGCATGGCTGCGCAGGCGGGTATGAgactctccccctcctccctgtgCAATAAATTCCCAGGGCCAAATCCTGACCCTGCATGTGGCTCAGGGTCCTTGCAGCCCCTGTGCTTGCAGACGCTGCCCTGTTGCTTTCCCCAGGGTTGGGGCTGGCTGATGGAGGGATGGGGCTGTCCCTGGGGATGCAGCTCCCCTCAGTGCCCTGGGGCAGGATGCAGGGAACCGATGGCTCTTTCCACGGAGCTAATTTTATGCTGGCAGAAATAGCTGCAGCTGCTGGCGCTACTTCTGTGCTGCCTGGCAAGGTGGGGGCAGAGCCAGGGCCCAGGCGAATGGAGTGGTTCATAATTAATGTGCTGAAGCTCCAGGCGTGTTCCTGTCTCCCCCTGAATTATGGGTGCAAGAGCGCAGGTTGTTGTCTGGAGCAGAGTGGGGCGGGTTGAAGTTTTCATCATTTCTGGGGGGGAAAATGCTGCCACTGCAGGGCTCCAGCCCAACCCAAGAGATGGGTGCTGCACCCATGGGTCCAGGGGGCCTGAGCATCCTCCTGCCATGAGGCTTGGGCTCCCTCTGAAGCCTGCAGCAGGGAAAAGTCATCTCCAGTGGGTAAAGGGGCCCAGCCACAGACCCCATGATGCCCCCACTGGGGTGCTCGCAGGCCCCCGCGGTGCTGGGGCTCTATAAACCCACCCCAGAGCTCAGGTGTGGGGACTTGGAGCAGCCACCCTGGTCTGGAGAgggaagggcagagctggtgctcatgctctggggtgctgggtgccgtTGGGTGTGCAGCACACGCAGGATGCTGAGCGCgggctgccctgggctgctgcagcctcctgccagcGGCGTGGTGGTGACCGTTGCTCAGCTCGGTGATTCCTGCCGGGCTCTGCCTGGCAGCAGCGGCCTCGCTCAGGGCCTCTGTGCTGACCTTTCATTAAGGCCTTCGTTAGGGCAGTAACGGCCGTGCTGGGGGCTCAGGCCGGGGGCAGCCGGCAGATGTGGGGTCACGCTCGCCTCATGTGCCCAGGGCAGCCTGGGCTGCCACCGCCTCGGGGGGCTCGGGCTGTCCCCACCCGTGTCctcccacacacacccctcccgTGTGCTGCCGTGCCCAGGTACCGCCCCGGGCGGGGGGACACGGAGGGGGGGACATGGGACACGGGCGGGGGGACAAGGGACACGGGGGGGGACACTCGGGCCATGAGGGGGCCGGGCGGAGCGCAGcagccgccagggggcgcccgcGTCCCGCCTGCAGCCCCCGCACCCCGTCCCGCCGCCAcccgtgtccccgtgtccccccgccccctccgctcTGCTCTCTGTTTCTCCCCGTGTCCCATCATGTCCCCTTGTGTCCCCGTGTGTCCCTCGTCCCCCCACGttccccctgtcccctccatGCTGTCTGTACCCGCTTGTCCCTCGCTGTCCCAGCGTTCCCCCCGTGCCGCAGTCCCCCCTGCCCCGCTGCgccgcccagccccagcccctcgcaCCCACAGGCTGTGGGGCCACTGCCCCACGAATGTGCCCTGGCCCAGGTGGCAAGAGCGGCGGGTTCAGCCGCAGAGCATGGCGGGACCTGGTCAGCCACGGTGACCCCCAggtggctgcagccccccagtCCACTCCAGTGCTGGGCCAGGGTGCAAGGGGCAGCTGGGCACTGGGGCCAGATGTTGCCTGCCCAGGCCCAAGGGCAGCAGGGGACCAAAAAGTCTGACACGAGCCCTGGGAGCAGACACCCCTAtgctgggggtccccagccctggggtcccCATCCCAGCTGGCTGTGGTGTCCCTGGCAAAGGATGGTAGTGGCACCAGGCAGGGTCAGGCAGCCAAGCCCTCTGTATGGCCAGACAGCAAAACCGCCCCAAGGGCTCGGCACACACTGTGCAGCCTGCTGGGACCCCAAATCTGGGGAGGTGTTGTGCCTCTAGGAACACTGGGCTGCCCTGGATGCCTGGGTAAAGGACCTAGACACCCCCCCCTGCCCTCAGACCCTTTGCTGAAATGGGGCTGAAAAATGGCTTTTCCCATCTCCCGCCCTCCCCGCAGCATGGCCGGGCAGCGATGCTCTGGGTGCCACATACTGGAAAGTTTGTGCCGAGGAAGCAGTGCATGCCGGGGCCGGGGCTATTCCTGGCTCCCAGGTGGTGTTTGACCAAAGTTGGCTCTTGTTTTCGACCTGGCTGTAATTTTAGCAAAGGCTGTTCCTGAGCAGCGGGGCTGTGGTCGGCACAGCTGCCCAGGGTCAGCTGGCTCAGCTGGGGGGTTGGCGATGCGTGTCAGCACCCCGCTGCCCACAGCCGGCCGGGGTGTCTGGCCAAAAGTGCCCAAAACATGGCAGAAATGCTTAAACCTGATGTTCTTCCGCTGCCGTGCCTGCAGAAGAAGGGGAAAGCGCTGGGggtctgctggggctggggccggcgACATTTGCTCAGGCTGTTGGTGAGGGTGGCACTGACTGGGGTGCAGGATCCAGCCCCGGGGTGCACCCCTCGTTCTCCCCCCCACCACTGGCTGCAGAAGCCATGACACTGGTACTGCTCACCCCGGCAGGCTGTGGAAGGGGAGAAAACCAAATTTGGCTTAAAGTCCTCCCTAACTGGCTGAGTCAaacccttctcttccctcctgagGGCCCAGTGAGGACTGTGGCGGCCACCTCCATTACACCCATCAGCCACCACTGCCACCAACATTCCCTAGCTAGAAATTTCTTAACATTAACCTAAAAGAACCCTATCTTGGGAATCCTAACAAGGGCTGAAACTTAACGGCCATATTTCTCCAGGCAGGCAGTACCAGCCCTGTGATAAAACCTCTCCATCAGCACACCTGCCTGGAGACGCATGGCTGTTTACAGCAAATATGAGCAGAAAACGAGGGTTTTCTTGGTCCTCAGACCAGGCTGAAGCTCTGCTgggagttttatttttattatcacgCTAAACTGGAGATGATAAATATTTTGAAGCAGCTGAAAGGTGTTTATTTTTGAGTTGGTTCAGCTTGTTTACAACCTGTTTACAAGCCCGGGCGTTTATCTTTAGGGCTGTTTACTTCTCCCCAGTCTGTGGCTAGGGTTTAATACACATCTAAATAAACCGTTGGTGGGGGGTCCGGCCTCCCCTCCTGGTGCCTTCCTGCCAGCCGCCAGCTGCATACCGCGGCAGTTGCTGTTTTGACAGAGCTATGCAAATGTTCTCTGCTTCGCAAGTGGGCTTGATTGCTCAGGTTGTGTTTTCGACCACGCCAGCctcaaacatttatttatttcatttaattccCTTTCAATTGCAGGGTGATAAACCTCAGCCTTGGGCTTTCTAGCTGGCCCTAGCCGGGGCTTTGAcccagggctgcccagggggTGCTGGATAGTATTTTATAATTCATaacttgtattttattatttataacctgtattttattaatttacagTCTGGATTTTATTTCCCAGATTCAGGGAAATCTGCCCCATATTGTGGGAGTCTGGAGGCAGCCTCACACATATTGCAGCAGGTTGGACTGACAGACAAGCCCAGCTAAGGGActgcctggcaggaggcagggacTGATTAGTTTAATTCAGTTAATGAGAGAGGATTCAGGGTGACCCGGCAGTgaggtggcagcaggaggccCTGGGCTGGTCCCCCTGTGGTGGTAGCACAGGGGACAAGGCCATGAGCTGAGCAGTGTCAGGGTCAGCCCTGGCCCTGAACCCCACATGTGTGGGGTCAGCGGTGCCCGTCCTGGGGGGCCAGGATGCACTGGGATCACTGGgaggggtgtgtgggtgtgtgcgCATACATGTGCAAGTGTGTGTGCtgataagtgtgtgtgtgtgtgtgtgcaagtgtgtACATGCGTGTGCATGTGCAGCAGCTGGAACATCCCACACTGGGACAGGGACCACTCTGACAGCTGAGACCCCGCTGGGGAGGGCCCTGCCAGGGACCCTCCAGGAGACAGGAGGGGTGACCCTGGGCTTGGGACACGCACCCTGCCATGGCATGCAGCCCCGCCAGCCTCAGCACCAGCCCCCAGTGGGGCACTGGTGCCCTCCCCACCATCCACCCTGCCAATTTTGGACAGCTTCAGGCTGCCCCAAAACCTGTCCCCCCGCCGTGGTGGCCCCACACGGTGACAGCCCGGCGGGGCAGAGGCAAAGCTCACCACAGCAAAGAGCCAGTAACCATCTCGGGGCCGAGCAGAGTCAGGGCTCAGCCGCGTGGCACCCACTCGCCTTCACACGTCAGCACCCACTGGAAACAGTTTCGTTTCCTTATTTTGGGCCCCCTTTCGAGTTTCTGATTGGAGACTTGTGGCGGGTGAGGAGTAAATTTAGCTGGGGGATGCCCCGTGGCTGCACAGCTGCATGGTGGTGCTGGCTGGGGGGTTGGGTGGGGCCAGAGCTGGCGTGGCAcagcctgggctctgcacagCGTTTCCCCAAACCCTTCAGAGAAGGTGGCTATGTGAGCAGGGGGATGTCGGGATGGGGTGCAAGGAGCCACCAGTCACCCCTCCGGGTGCTCAGGGTCTGCACCCCCTGGCTCAGGCAGGACAGAGGCTGTGGGGTATTGCCTGAGCTTGGCACAGCCACAGAGCCAAAGTGGGGAGACTTGTGCCATCCTGCCACAGCCACCCCAGCGGGGTCTgactctgtcctgctccccccagcctgggctggggctATTCTCAGCCCCAACTCATGCTTTCGAGTTTCATCACTGCTGCTTCCAGGAACGGCAGCTCTTTGGgtggctgcagctgctgtggggagggcaggcaggacaCCCCCGTCCTCTCTGGGCTGCGCCACGTTGCCCATGGCTCTCCAGAGGAGGTGTTTCATCAGCCCCAGGTGCACTCACTCCACTCCTGCCACATCAGCACAAAGGAAGACcctaaatcatagaatcagactcatagaatggtttgggctggaaggaacATTAAAGATCACATAGTTCTAacaccctgccctgggcagcgacaccttccactagatcaggttgctcaaagccctgtccaacctggccttgaacactgccagggagggggcatctaccacccccctgggcaacctgtgccagtgtttcaccaccctcagtgtaaaaaatttcttctttatatttagtctaaatctaccctcctttagtttaaaactgttaccccttgtcctatcgcaacaggccctactaaaaagtctgtccccatcttttttataagccccctttaagccctggagactgctctaaggtctccccggagccttctcttctccaggctgaacacccccaactctctcctgtcctcacaggggagctgctccagcccctgatcatcttcgtggcctcctctggacccgctcgagcaggtccatgtccttctgatgttggtgcccccagagctggacacaggactccaggtggggtctcccgagagtggagtagagggggagaatcccctccctcgacctgctggccacacttctcttgatgcagcccaggacacggttggctttctgggctgtgagcgcacattgctggctcataggcagttttcaacccaccaatacccccaagtccttctccgcagggctgctctccatccactcctcgcccagcctgtgtttgtgcttgggattgccctgacccatgggcaggaccttgcacttggccttgttgaacttcatgaggttggcacggtcccacctctccagcctgtccaggtccctctggatggcacatcccttccctccagcatgtgactgcaccacacagcttggtgttgttggcaaactgctgagggtgcctcaatcccactgtccaacaaagatgttaaacagtgctggtcctaacaccgacccctgagaaacaccacttgtcactgctctccacctggacatagagctgttgaccacaagtctttgagtgtgaccatccagccaattcctcatccactgagtggtccatccgtcaaatccatgtctctccaatttagagacaaggatgttgtgtgtgccaaaagctttgcacaagtccaggtggatgacatcagttgctcttcccttatccaccaacactgtaaccctgttgtagaaggccaccagatttatCAGGCATGATTTtctcttagtgaagccatgttggctgtcaatcacctccttattttccatgtgccctagcatagtttccaggaggatttgctccatgatcttaccagaCAGAGGTGAATCCTCCTGGCATGAGATGCAGCAGCTTGCTGTGGCCTGGGGAAGTCTCTGAGTGTCGttcaataaagaaaaagcaagcctGGGCTGGTTTTCGGGGGACAGACCTGGCCAGAGGTGGCCTCAAGGAGGGGTTCCATCATGGCCGCCCCAAAGTGCAAGGCCATGGGTATGGGAGCTGCCCTCACCCCAGGGCAGGGTTTGGGGACCAGAGCAGAGCTTTTCCCTCCAGGGCTGGAGGTGGTGTTTTGGGGCAAGAGTTGCAAGAGCTCCTGTGGCCCCACACCCATCTGCTTTCATCCTCACTTCCCTCTCTCTGGCCTCAGCCATGGGCCCTCTCCAAGCCCAAACCATCTAAACCACCAAGGTTTATTAAACTCCCCTGAAGGCCTTGCTAAGCCTTTGCCTGTGAGCCTCATCCTGAGAGTGCAGCTCTCACCAATCCCCAACCCCGCCATGGGACCTGCCGCCTCTCTCTGCAGCTAATTAAAGCCTTTCTGAAGCATCTCATTTACTAAATTAGATCCCccttgttttaaaattaatggcaagctgggaaaatgaaaaaaaaagactgtttaaaaTTGCAACACAGGAGACGGCAGAGCGAGAgcaagagctgcagctggggagaggcGTGGGTTTCAGTTTCGCTCAGCACATTTGCTCACCAGAAAACCCCACTGAAGGCAACTGCGGGAGCAGGATGGGCCTTTCCTTCTCAGGCactgctcccctccctgctggGGACTGGATCAGGCACCGCATCCCAGTGTGATTCCCAGCAGTGGCTCTCCAGCCCTGTTAAAGACTTGTTATGGATAAAACTGTGGCTGGAAATTTGCTGGGCGGTGGGGGGAGTGTGGGagttcttgggggggggggggggggggcagggccaCTGATGTATAATTCAGCAGGTTTTTTCTTGCCAGTTGTTGCTTACGGAAAGGATTTAGCCAAATCTTTTAATCAATAATTAGTGAGGTTTCCTGCCCCCGAAGTCAGAGACGTGCCTGTGTTCTGCTCAACCAGATCAGAGCTGCAGCAAGACCTCAGCTTGTGGCCCAGCGCTGCCTGCCCCAAACTGAGCCCATGCAAAGCTTGGTCTGGTTCCTGTGACCAAGGGACAGGCTTTACCTGTGGTACATCAAGATGGATTTCAAGCCCTGTGGAAACCATTGCCCTGCCACCCCTTTTCCCTGCCAGCTACTCCCCCTCCCAAATGTGTCATTTACAGCAGGGGAAAACCTGGCAGCGTGACTGGGACAGACACTCCTGTGTTACCCTGTTGTTCACTCCAGCCTCAGCCACTACTTAAGCGTGTGATTTGCCAACTACTGGAATCAATAATTACAGAGACTTGAGCTTTCTCAGCATAAAAAAAGTGAGCATCCGTCCTGGCAGCAGGTCTCAGTCCTTGGGGCATTTTTGGCCGGCAGAAACCCAGGCAGCCACTCTCCTGGGTGAAAGCCCTGGCAGCATCATGAGGCTGGGGATGAGAATGCTGTGGGCAGGGGTTTGCTTGAGCTTGGAAAGGGGCTGAGCgccagggaggaggagatggtgCCATCTCCGGGTCTGTGTCCCCCAGCAGTGAGTTGGGACAGGTGTGTGTGGCCGTGCTGCGGGGACCCTTGCCTCCCAGACTTCCAACCACAGCCCGGCAGCTTCCCAGGACCAACTCTGCCAGCTCTCCACCACTGCAGGCTCTCTCTGCCCAAGAAACTGTGTCTTAAAGGAGCTGATCTTGAAACACAGCAGGACAGATCCCTCCGTtgcatttccttccttcccctggctCTGGTGCAGGCTGAGCATCCTGCTGCCCGCTCCTTCCCTGGGGCCAGCGGTAGCCCAGTGGGGTGCAATCTGCCCTGGGCACAGGTTTGCTCCATGGAGAGAGGGTTTCCTGGGAAAACCCCAAGCCTTCACCCCACACATGGGCAGGGTCACTGGGACTGCCCCCATTGTCCCAGTCTGTTGTGCAGAGTGATGGAGAGGGGGTTTACCCCATGCACAGGGCTGTGCCATGGCAGGGACTCCCGTGCCTGTTTGGGGAGCCAGATAAAGCCAGAATAAAGTCAATAAAGTTGTTCTCGAGTACAAGGTGCCTGTTGGCACCTCTGGTGGAGTCCaagccctgctgccagctccctgccaaaaagcaggagggaaggagggctgAAGCAGACCAGGGCTCACATCCCACCTGCCTCTCCCATATGTGCCTTGCCAGGACTGCACAGTGCCCACGGCCCCCACAGGGCTGGCACGCATCCCCGCAGGGCTGGCACGAATCCCTGGAGCTGCTCGGGGTGCCTGGGGAAGGCTCATGCTGTCACCCGTTGGGTACATAATGCCTGGTGCAGCCGGGGAAACCCCAGCAGCCTCAGACTGGGGCACCCCAGGCAGAGCGGGTGTGAGTCTTTGCTGGGGGTCAGAGTGGGGCTGTGCTGCGggggctgagcccctgcctgcACTGGCTAGGATGACCCCCTTCAGTGGCacgcaggcagggaggcaggctgGAAGAGGCCTGGGGCACTCGGTGCACCTCCCAGTGCCCCACGTCCCCAGGGACTGCAGGGTCAC containing:
- the LOC141931828 gene encoding carbonic anhydrase 15-like; translation: MGTQGLGITFLTLPLVVRAAAGGQWCYDSQDPKCGPSHWKELKATCGGDKQSPVNIDRRRLQRDSGLGDILFEGYDQAPPGTWRLANDGHTVMLSLASESASEHITISGGGLPGRYRALQLHFHWGSPVRNGSEHTLDGHQLPMELHIVHINVKYRTLAEAKGHPNGLAVLGFFFQVSETPNTNYNTIVAGLRNVSHTGDAVDLASTFRLSTLLPRAGRLSGYYRYQGSLTTPDCSEVVVWTVFEEPVEIGREQLQAFVSTLHFPAAGPVLLKMTNNFRPPQPLRSRKVFASRAATASGGSPCGGRCQLLSPLLLLALLGPFSPTL